The following coding sequences are from one Gossypium hirsutum isolate 1008001.06 chromosome A12, Gossypium_hirsutum_v2.1, whole genome shotgun sequence window:
- the LOC107913421 gene encoding snurportin-1, whose amino-acid sequence MAPHDIRRPFKRAAISDQQKRRELSLLRQAQNRRDAQQQARCLASSILSLQSAAPESQPEQSDTEIETVPESEQESEAFSKDLDVRQASKLRGPEVRKWFARQLMLPEWMIDVPDRLAQDWYVFARPAGKRCFVVSSNGTTVSRQRNGSILHHFPSALPAGAKIRDGSGSAQSYCILDCIFHELDQTYYVIDMVCWNGYSLYDCTAEFRFYWLNSKLEESGACNAPSHYHKFRFSAVPVYNCDSSGLYSAYTGVVPYAKDGLLFYNKHALYQTGNTPLALVWKDENCSQYVIDTDGKGEIPSQQQVVLELQDDRKLVTSDDPPVLFGCLDGDIIEKSGLHTGNLLRFAIGDGGLSFADGKLEKADLIYLGKSNRARAFADSYSKVLFQFMVRHSPLKIDDLLASINSANDQEKTPSDIEMVG is encoded by the exons ATGGCGCCGCACGACATTCGCCGTCCGTTCAAGCGAGCGGCTATATCCGATCAGCAGAAGCGGAGGGAGCTCTCGCTGCTCCGTCAAGCGCAGAATCGTCGCGATGCTCAACAGCAAGCTCGCTGCTTGGCTTCATCTATTCTCTCGCTCCAGTCTGCTGCACCCGAATCCCAACCCGAACAATCCGACACCGAAATAGAAACCGTACCCGAATCCGAACAAGAATCTGAAGCTTTTTCGAAAGACCTCGATGTCCGTCAAGCTTCGAAGCTCCGAGGACCAGAGGTTCGAAAATGGTTCGCGAGGCAGCTTATGCTTCCTGAGTGGATGATCGACGTCCCTGATCGCTTGGCGCAGGACTG GTATGTATTTGCAAGGCCAGCTGGAAAGCGATGCTTTGTGGTTTCATCAAACGGAACGACAGTGAGCAGGCAAAGAAACGGCTCCATTTTGCATCATTTCCCATCGGCCTTACCAGCTGGAGCCAAGATCAGAGATGGCTCGGGTTCAGCTCAATCATATTGTATCCTGGATTGCATTTTCCACGAG TTGGATCAGACTTACTATGTGATTGATATGGTTTGTTGGAATGGATACTCTCTCTATGATTGTACTGCTGAGTTTAGATTCTATTGGTTGAACTCGAAGCTCGAAGAGAGCGGTGCTTGCAATGCACCTTCACATTATCATAAATTTAGGTTCAGTGCTGTTCCAGTGTATAATTGTGATTCGAGTGGCCTATATTCAGCATACACTGGAGTTGTGCCATATGCTAAGGATGGATTACTGTTTTATAACAA GCATGCACTCTATCAAACTGGCAATACACCTCTAGCATTAGTCTGGAAGGATGAAAACTGTAGTCAATATGTTATTGACACTGATGGTAAAGGAGAGATTCCAAGCCAACAACAG GTAGTTTTGGAGCTGCAAGATGATAGAAAACTGGTAACATCAGATGACCCTCCCGTGCTGTTTGGCTGCTTAGACGGGGATATAATAGAAAAG TCAGGGCTGCATACAGGGAACCTTTTACGGTTTGCTATTGGTGATGGAGGATTGAGTTTTGCAGATGGGAAGCTTGAGAAGGCTGATTTGATTTATCTTGGCAAGTCCAACCGGGCACGTGCTTTTGCAGATAGTTACTCAAAG GTTTTGTTCCAGTTCATGGTTCGACATTCTCCTCTAAAGATAGATGATCTTCTAGCATCAATTAACTCCGCAAATGATCAAGAAAAGACACCAAGTGACATCGAGATGGTTGGttga
- the LOC107913423 gene encoding F-box protein At5g50450, which produces MLQRKKQRISRKFTDKSDLFDGLPEDLVISILSKLAYSASSPSDFINILVTCKRLNRLALHPLVLSKAGSKALAVKAGNWCDSAHHFLKHCINAGNVEACYTLGMIQFYCLQNRGSGASLLAKAAIKSHAPALYSLGVIQFNGSGGSKNDKDLRAGVALCARAAFLGHVDALRELGHCLQDGYGVRQHIAEGRRLLIQANARELASSLNALVKRKAQQQHQRRLNYQHYSFKAGSGCPLLSDFGCNVPAPEVHPVNVFLKEWFESGRGALGQGLRLCSHKGCGRPETRAHEFRRCSVCGTVNYCSRGCQALDWKLRHKAECGPIERWLEEGGNGNDGGHGGVGEMEEVVEAEHFAI; this is translated from the exons atgTTGCAGAGAAAAAAGCAAAGGATTTCTCGTAAATTCACGGATAAATCTGATCTGTTCGATGGATTACCTGAGGATCTTGTTATTTCCATCCTTTCCAAGCTCGCTTATTCCGCTTCTTCCCCTTCGGATTTCATCAACATTCTCGTAAC aTGTAAGAGATTAAACCGTTTGGCTCTTCATCCTTTGGTTTTATCAAAAGCTGGCTCTAAAGCTTTGGCCGTCAAAGCTGGAAACTGGTGCGATTCCGCTCACCATTTTCTCAAACACTGCATTAACGCCGGCAACGTTGAAGCTTGCTACACTCTCGGCATG ATCCAATTTTACTGCTTGCAAAACAGAGGAAGCGGAGCGTCGTTACTGGCTAAAGCAGCAATCAAATCCCACGCGCCAGCTCTCTACTCTCTTGGAGTCATTCAATTCAACGGAAGCGGTGGTTCGAAGAACGACAAGGATCTCCGTGCCGGAGTAGCCTTATGCGCGAGAGCCGCTTTCCTAGGCCACGTGGACGCCCTGCGTGAACTTGGCCATTGCTTGCAAGACGGTTACGGCGTGCGCCAACATATAGCCGAAGGACGCCGGCTGCTCATCCAAGCCAACGCGCGGGAACTTGCGTCGTCTTTAAACGCCTTAGTCAAACGAAAAGCCCAGCAACAACACCAACGTCGTTTAAATTATCAACATTATAGTTTCAAGGCGGGTTCGGGTTGTCCGTTATTGAGTGATTTCGGGTGCAATGTGCCGGCACCGGAGGTCCACCCGGTGAACGTGTTTTTAAAAGAATGGTTCGAGTCAGGGAGGGGTGCGTTGGGGCAGGGGCTAAGGCTTTGTTCTCATAAAGGGTGCGGGAGGCCCGAGACAAGGGCTCACGAGTTTAGGAGATGCTCGGTTTGCGGCACCGTGAACTATTGCTCTCGTGGTTGCCAAGCGCTTGATTGGAAGTTGAGACATAAGGCGGAATGTGGACCGATTGAAAGGTGGTTGGAAGAAGGCGGTAATGGTAATGACGGCGGCCACGGCGGTGTTGGAGAAATGGAGGAAGTTGTGGAAGCTGAACATTTTGCTATTTAA